The following are from one region of the Polyangiaceae bacterium genome:
- a CDS encoding GFA family protein: MKLEGSCHCGKVRFRLESHEPVPYQRCYCSICRKTGGSGGYMINLGGDASTLEVEGREHVRVYRATLARTTDAGEQEQYQSRHERHFCGECGSHLWAFNSRWPELVHPVSSAIDTELPKSPETTHMMLGSKVSWVEPQLGPTDKRFEEYPDTSLAKWHTEHGFGS, translated from the coding sequence ATGAAACTCGAGGGTTCGTGCCACTGTGGGAAGGTGCGGTTCCGGCTCGAAAGCCACGAGCCGGTTCCGTACCAGCGCTGCTACTGCTCGATTTGCCGCAAGACGGGCGGGTCCGGTGGCTACATGATCAACCTGGGCGGTGACGCGAGCACGCTCGAGGTCGAGGGGCGCGAACACGTGCGTGTGTATCGCGCGACGCTCGCGCGCACCACTGACGCCGGCGAGCAGGAGCAGTACCAGAGCCGCCATGAACGGCATTTCTGTGGGGAATGTGGCTCGCACCTGTGGGCCTTCAACAGTCGCTGGCCTGAGCTCGTGCATCCGGTGTCGAGCGCCATCGACACCGAGTTGCCCAAGTCGCCGGAGACGACGCACATGATGCTCGGGTCCAAGGTGAGCTGGGTGGAGCCGCAGCTAGGGCCGACGGACAAGCGCTTCGAAGAGTACCCGGACACGAGCCTCGCGAAGTGGCACACAGAACACGGCTTCGGTAGCTGA
- a CDS encoding serine/threonine protein kinase, which produces MAYLSGSTQSIPAGTALGRYAVVDLVGMGGVAEVYEAVHLGLHKRVALKVLRKEVREHPEVRARFLREGKNASLIRHPNVVDIYDVGELNGLPFLVMEHLEGESLADLMDREGPLDEMRAAQLLLPVIAGVWAGHEKGVVHAISSPRTSSSPETAAGAPHRRSSILVSPRR; this is translated from the coding sequence GTGGCATATCTGAGTGGATCGACCCAGAGCATCCCCGCTGGGACGGCGCTAGGGCGGTATGCCGTCGTCGACCTGGTGGGGATGGGCGGCGTAGCTGAAGTCTACGAAGCCGTGCACTTGGGTCTCCACAAGCGCGTCGCCCTCAAGGTGCTGCGTAAGGAGGTTCGGGAGCACCCCGAGGTGCGCGCGCGCTTTCTCCGAGAGGGAAAGAACGCCTCACTGATCCGCCACCCCAACGTCGTCGATATCTACGACGTCGGCGAGCTCAACGGCCTGCCCTTCTTGGTGATGGAGCACCTCGAGGGCGAGAGCCTCGCGGACCTGATGGACCGCGAGGGCCCGCTGGACGAGATGCGAGCCGCGCAGCTCCTGCTCCCGGTGATCGCTGGCGTCTGGGCTGGTCACGAGAAAGGCGTCGTGCATGCGATCTCAAGCCCGAGAACATCTTCCTCGCCCGAGACGGCAGCCGGCGCACCACACCGAAGATCCTCGATTTTGGTGTCTCCAAGGCGATGA
- a CDS encoding UDP-N-acetylmuramoyl-L-alanyl-D-glutamate--2,6-diaminopimelate ligase: MAHKPFPDPPSWSERFLSVGITGTNGKTSTTSFLAAILDDFAPPVPRTTTLGLWLGPEQQTDLPQTYLGFIRLLERARDRGARFASLEVTSEVLAQGFAQKWPFRAAIFTNLSHDHLDAHQSPEHYFASKAQLFVHLPPGASAVINGADEVSPLLAEVTPAHVNKLFYGVASRGAPQLPLDVSVEDISLSWQGTRARVVALTEAARALELPEQLELGAIGEIFLENALAALIMATALGVPADRAARVLALEQAPRGRFEVVHESPHVIIDYAHTPDALSRTLRTARSLCGGELWVIFGAGGNRDKAKRPEMGKAASCADHVVLTTDNPRDESPQAIAEAIAEGLKSVDGAPLPQIQLDRGLAIAETIQRAHPSDTIVVAGKGHESGILRDGELRGQSDHELVARALPNAPSTV; encoded by the coding sequence ATGGCGCACAAACCGTTCCCTGACCCTCCCAGCTGGAGCGAGCGCTTCTTGAGCGTGGGCATCACCGGGACCAACGGCAAGACCAGCACCACGAGTTTCCTCGCGGCAATACTTGACGATTTCGCGCCGCCAGTGCCGCGCACCACCACCCTGGGCCTGTGGCTCGGCCCCGAGCAGCAGACTGACCTGCCCCAGACGTACCTCGGCTTCATCCGCCTGCTAGAGCGCGCCAGAGACCGCGGCGCGCGCTTCGCCAGCCTGGAGGTCACCAGCGAGGTGCTAGCTCAAGGCTTCGCGCAGAAATGGCCATTCCGCGCGGCAATATTCACGAACCTGAGCCACGACCATCTGGACGCGCACCAGAGCCCGGAGCACTACTTTGCTTCAAAGGCTCAGCTCTTCGTGCACCTCCCTCCGGGTGCAAGCGCGGTGATCAACGGCGCCGACGAGGTATCGCCGCTCCTCGCGGAGGTCACGCCAGCCCACGTGAACAAGCTGTTCTACGGCGTCGCCTCCCGCGGAGCTCCGCAGCTGCCGCTCGATGTCAGCGTAGAAGACATCAGCCTGAGCTGGCAGGGGACGCGGGCGCGGGTGGTGGCTTTGACGGAGGCTGCCCGCGCGCTCGAGCTGCCAGAGCAGCTCGAGCTCGGCGCGATCGGCGAGATCTTCCTGGAGAACGCCCTAGCCGCGCTCATCATGGCCACAGCCCTCGGAGTGCCCGCCGACCGCGCCGCCCGCGTCCTCGCGCTTGAGCAGGCACCCAGAGGTCGCTTCGAAGTGGTGCACGAGTCGCCCCACGTCATCATCGACTACGCACACACACCCGATGCCTTGAGCCGCACGCTGCGCACAGCGCGCTCGCTGTGTGGCGGGGAGCTCTGGGTGATCTTTGGTGCGGGCGGTAACCGTGACAAAGCCAAGCGACCCGAGATGGGTAAAGCCGCCAGCTGTGCTGACCACGTCGTCTTGACTACGGACAACCCTCGAGACGAATCACCCCAAGCGATCGCCGAAGCCATCGCGGAAGGACTGAAGAGCGTCGACGGCGCACCTCTCCCCCAAATCCAACTTGATCGAGGACTCGCAATCGCCGAGACGATCCAGCGAGCGCACCCCAGCGACACCATCGTCGTGGCGGGCAAAGGGCACGAGTCGGGGATCCTGCGTGACGGCGAGCTCCGTGGCCAAAGCGATCACGAGTTGGTGGCGCGCGCGTTGCCAAACGCCCCTTCGACTGTTTAA
- a CDS encoding DoxX family protein, protein MNLLKRLARSNPLTTDLGLLALRLWFGLTMAIVHGYGKLMNLGDFSAKVAKLGLPIPSVLGPAAGLSEFLGGILLALGLMTRLSAASLICTMSVAAFVVHANDPFQKKELALCYAFAAIALLLAGPGRFSADARWLK, encoded by the coding sequence ATGAACCTGCTGAAGCGCTTGGCCCGTTCGAATCCCCTCACCACCGACCTTGGCCTACTGGCGTTGCGGCTGTGGTTTGGCCTGACGATGGCCATCGTGCACGGCTACGGCAAGCTGATGAACCTAGGCGACTTCAGCGCCAAGGTAGCGAAGCTCGGGCTACCAATTCCCAGCGTGCTCGGCCCGGCAGCAGGCTTGAGTGAATTTCTGGGCGGAATCCTGCTCGCGTTGGGTCTGATGACACGACTCTCCGCGGCGAGCTTGATCTGCACCATGAGTGTGGCGGCCTTCGTGGTGCACGCGAACGACCCCTTCCAAAAGAAGGAACTGGCGCTTTGCTACGCCTTCGCGGCAATCGCGCTGCTGCTGGCCGGCCCAGGCCGCTTCAGCGCGGACGCACGTTGGCTGAAGTAG